The Methylobacterium sp. PvR107 genome contains a region encoding:
- a CDS encoding Crp/Fnr family transcriptional regulator — translation MLTVQIADFADLLETRPLTPDGFVRTFDLPVRERSIPKQHDLLLPGAEPEVAHLLLAGHACRYRMLRDGRRQITALLVPGDLCDLGAILASRADYAVNTLTRCTVGEIPIARLSTRDSPDLAAALGRRLRRDEAVAREWIVNLGRRVGIERMAHLLCELRWRLAMVGLVTDESFEMRITQNDFADALGLTSVHVNRVLKYLRDSQLIHLKSGRLTILDRPRLERLAQFDPAYLEIWADTP, via the coding sequence ATGCTCACCGTCCAGATCGCCGATTTTGCAGACCTTTTGGAGACCCGCCCGCTCACCCCGGACGGCTTCGTGAGAACCTTTGATCTGCCCGTGCGCGAGCGCTCGATACCGAAGCAGCATGACCTGCTGCTGCCGGGCGCCGAGCCGGAAGTCGCGCACTTGCTGCTGGCCGGTCACGCCTGCCGCTATCGCATGCTGCGGGACGGCCGCAGGCAAATCACCGCCCTCTTGGTTCCAGGCGACCTCTGCGACCTGGGCGCGATCCTCGCGAGCCGCGCGGATTATGCGGTCAACACGCTCACCCGCTGCACCGTCGGCGAGATCCCGATCGCGCGGCTCTCCACCCGCGACAGCCCGGACCTCGCCGCAGCCCTGGGCCGCCGCCTGCGTCGCGACGAGGCTGTCGCCCGCGAATGGATCGTCAACCTGGGCCGGCGAGTCGGTATCGAGCGGATGGCGCATCTGCTCTGCGAACTGCGTTGGCGGCTGGCGATGGTCGGTCTCGTCACCGACGAGAGCTTCGAGATGCGGATCACGCAGAACGATTTTGCCGACGCGCTCGGGCTGACGTCGGTGCACGTCAATCGCGTGCTGAAGTACCTGCGCGACAGCCAGCTGATCCACCTGAAGAGCGGACGGCTGACCATCCTCGACCGACCGCGGCTGGAGCGACTCGCGCAGTTCGATCCGGCCTACCTGGAGATCTGGGCCGATACCCCGTGA
- a CDS encoding MMPL family transporter produces the protein MSTTVEDQAPSQVRSFSIAFGVERLGFVALRHPAIVGSATVMLILLAVLGVRRLGVDDSISQLFRSDTTEFHEYETVSKRFPSSEYDVLVVVSGPILQRESIEALRNLATDLQLVDGVRGIVSLFSARTAPLDGALPGPLFPDTLPEGPAYAQLVQTVETNEIIKDKLLSANGQLTLMVLALEPDRVESRQLARLIQELNGLVGTDLSSTTLKTELTGVPVMQLEIRNAIEHDRLVYNAAGLLVGCLIAIAFFRRLSFMLMAAGPPLASILLALGAFGWLGLQLNIFLNMMTPLIMVISFSDSMQLTFDVRARLIAGASTRSAIRDALLVVGPACVLTHATAALSFIALQVSESDLIRSFGQAGLLATAISLLAVLALIPVLGLMLLRRTDGFVEAARDADRGVGILQRLCARIAGQMVHHAAAYTALSVVLVSLLALCYAQLQPRYRLADQVPSHEQAVAASDKLDQELTGANPINVMIAFPQGEDLYAPRTLALIDTVHRILSQQSGVGNVWSLETLRDWLARNVHRSDVGTLKAYVAALPAFLVQQFIARDDQAVLVAGRVRDVDASRLLPIVRDLDHALDAVRTAYPGYTITVTSLSAIAARNSAQMIDKLSRGITVEVVLVAAFLGLVFRSARILLASLMPAVFPVFATGTLLWMLGDGLQFASVVALTVSLGLGLSATVHFLNRMTLDLAASHRPEPAVERATILMGPPLILTTMVLSCALATTILSNLPMLRLFGWLSALAMLCALGADLFILRPTITLLYSFGLKGGSSLADRKSTSAGL, from the coding sequence GTGAGCACCACAGTCGAAGATCAGGCGCCTTCGCAGGTCCGGTCGTTCTCCATCGCTTTCGGCGTCGAACGCCTGGGGTTCGTCGCGTTACGGCACCCGGCGATCGTCGGATCCGCGACGGTGATGTTGATCCTGCTGGCGGTTCTCGGCGTTCGCCGCCTCGGCGTCGACGACTCGATCAGCCAGCTGTTTCGTTCCGATACGACAGAGTTCCACGAGTACGAGACCGTTTCGAAGCGTTTTCCTTCGAGTGAATACGACGTTCTCGTCGTCGTCAGCGGTCCAATCCTGCAGCGGGAGTCGATCGAAGCGCTGCGCAACCTGGCTACGGATCTGCAGCTGGTCGATGGCGTCCGCGGCATCGTCTCGCTCTTCTCGGCACGCACCGCGCCGCTGGATGGCGCCCTGCCGGGTCCGCTCTTCCCCGACACCCTGCCGGAGGGACCGGCCTACGCACAGCTCGTTCAGACCGTCGAGACGAACGAGATCATCAAGGACAAGCTGCTCTCTGCAAACGGTCAGCTGACGCTCATGGTGCTGGCGCTCGAGCCCGACAGGGTCGAGAGCAGGCAGCTGGCGCGCCTCATCCAGGAACTCAACGGACTCGTAGGCACCGATCTCAGTTCCACGACGCTGAAGACCGAGTTGACGGGTGTCCCGGTCATGCAGCTCGAGATCCGCAACGCGATCGAGCATGATCGCCTCGTCTACAACGCGGCGGGTCTCCTCGTCGGATGCCTCATCGCGATCGCGTTCTTCCGGCGCCTGTCCTTCATGCTGATGGCGGCCGGGCCGCCGCTCGCTTCGATCCTCCTCGCGCTGGGCGCGTTCGGCTGGCTCGGCCTGCAGCTCAACATCTTCCTCAACATGATGACGCCGCTGATCATGGTGATCAGCTTCTCCGACAGCATGCAGCTGACCTTCGACGTTCGCGCCCGGCTCATCGCCGGTGCGAGCACCCGGTCGGCGATCCGCGACGCCCTCTTGGTCGTCGGGCCCGCCTGTGTCCTGACCCATGCGACGGCAGCCCTGTCCTTCATCGCCCTCCAGGTCTCCGAATCGGATCTGATCCGCAGCTTCGGTCAGGCCGGGCTCCTGGCCACCGCGATCTCGCTGCTGGCGGTTCTGGCCCTGATCCCGGTCCTCGGTCTGATGCTGCTCAGGCGCACGGATGGGTTCGTCGAAGCGGCTCGGGACGCGGATCGCGGCGTCGGGATCCTTCAGCGCCTCTGCGCGCGGATCGCGGGGCAGATGGTCCACCACGCGGCCGCCTACACCGCGCTCAGCGTCGTCCTCGTCTCCCTGCTGGCGCTCTGCTATGCGCAGCTGCAGCCACGCTACCGGCTCGCCGACCAGGTTCCCAGCCATGAGCAGGCGGTCGCGGCGAGCGACAAGCTCGATCAGGAGCTGACGGGGGCAAACCCCATCAACGTCATGATCGCGTTCCCGCAGGGCGAGGATCTTTACGCGCCGCGCACCTTGGCGCTGATCGACACGGTCCACCGAATCCTGTCGCAGCAATCCGGCGTCGGGAACGTGTGGTCGCTCGAAACCCTGCGGGACTGGCTGGCCCGGAACGTCCACCGCTCCGACGTCGGGACCCTCAAGGCGTATGTCGCCGCCTTGCCGGCGTTCCTCGTGCAGCAGTTCATCGCGAGGGACGATCAGGCCGTCCTCGTGGCCGGCCGCGTCCGCGACGTCGATGCCAGCCGCCTTCTGCCGATCGTCCGCGACCTCGACCACGCTCTCGACGCTGTGCGCACGGCGTATCCGGGATACACCATCACGGTCACGAGCCTGTCGGCCATCGCCGCCCGCAACAGTGCGCAGATGATCGACAAGCTCAGCCGCGGTATCACGGTTGAGGTGGTGCTCGTCGCGGCATTCCTCGGTCTCGTCTTCCGCTCGGCCCGTATCCTGCTGGCGAGCCTCATGCCGGCGGTTTTCCCGGTCTTCGCGACGGGGACGTTGCTGTGGATGCTCGGCGATGGGCTGCAATTCGCGAGCGTCGTCGCCCTGACGGTCTCGCTCGGACTCGGCTTGAGCGCCACGGTCCACTTCCTCAATCGGATGACGCTGGATCTGGCTGCTTCGCATAGACCCGAACCGGCAGTCGAGCGGGCTACAATCCTGATGGGGCCGCCCTTGATCCTGACGACGATGGTGCTGAGCTGCGCCCTCGCGACCACCATCCTGTCAAATCTTCCGATGCTGAGGCTCTTCGGCTGGCTCAGCGCCCTCGCGATGCTGTGCGCGCTCGGTGCCGATCTGTTCATCCTCCGACCGACAATTACGCTCCTCTACAGCTTCGGTTTGAAGGGAGGCTCCAGCCTCGCCGATCGCAAATCCACGTCTGCCGGCCTTTAG
- a CDS encoding alpha/beta fold hydrolase has product MGRPVVFSHGWPLSSDAFEDQMMALADQGFRCIAHDRRGHGRSSQTWSGHDMDTYAADLAAVVGALGVTNAVHVGHSTGGGEALRYVAQHAHGRASKLVLISAVPPIMVQSPANPGGLPMTVFDDIRAGVAGDRSQFFKDLSGPFYGANRDGATVSQGLRDSFWLQGMMGGLKAEYDCVKAFSETDQTDDLKSVTIPTLILHGDDDQIVPIAGAGELQVKLVKDAEFRIYPGAPHGMCSTHKHQVNADLIAFIAA; this is encoded by the coding sequence ATGGGCCGGCCGGTGGTGTTCAGCCATGGTTGGCCGTTGTCCTCGGACGCCTTCGAGGACCAGATGATGGCCCTCGCGGACCAAGGCTTCCGCTGCATCGCCCATGACCGGCGCGGGCATGGACGCTCGAGCCAGACCTGGTCGGGTCACGACATGGACACCTACGCGGCCGATCTCGCGGCCGTCGTCGGGGCCCTCGGCGTGACCAACGCTGTCCATGTCGGCCATTCGACCGGCGGTGGCGAAGCGTTGCGCTACGTCGCTCAGCACGCGCACGGCCGCGCCTCCAAGCTCGTGCTGATCAGCGCCGTGCCGCCGATCATGGTGCAGTCGCCAGCCAATCCCGGCGGACTGCCCATGACGGTGTTCGACGACATCCGCGCGGGCGTCGCAGGCGATCGCTCCCAGTTCTTCAAGGACCTCTCCGGTCCCTTCTACGGCGCCAACCGGGACGGCGCGACGGTCAGCCAGGGCCTGCGCGACTCCTTCTGGCTGCAGGGCATGATGGGCGGGCTGAAGGCCGAGTATGACTGCGTCAAGGCCTTCTCGGAGACTGACCAGACCGACGATCTGAAAAGCGTGACGATCCCGACGCTGATCCTTCACGGCGATGACGACCAGATCGTGCCGATTGCGGGCGCCGGCGAGCTGCAAGTGAAGCTGGTCAAGGACGCCGAGTTCAGGATCTACCCGGGCGCGCCGCACGGTATGTGCTCGACGCACAAGCATCAGGTGAATGCGGATCTGATCGCGTTCATAGCCGCTTGA